The following coding sequences lie in one Cherax quadricarinatus isolate ZL_2023a chromosome 8, ASM3850222v1, whole genome shotgun sequence genomic window:
- the LOC138852407 gene encoding eclosion hormone-like: MTGSRKVVVSALLVLSVMLEVLLLVPSAAAAANKVSVCIKNCAQCKVMYHDHFKGGLCADFCVQSEGRFMPDCARPETLIPFFLQRLE; encoded by the coding sequence ATGACTGGCTCCAGAAAGGTCGTCGTGTCGGCGCTgctggtgctgagtgtgatgctggaggtgctgctgctggtgccctcTGCCGCAGCCGCTGCCAATAAAGTCTCCGTCTGTATTAAGAACTGTGCCCAGTGTAAGGTCATGTACCACGACCACTTCAAGGGCGGCCTCTGCGCCGACTTTTGTGTACAATCTGAGGGCCGATTTATGCCGGACTGCGCCCGGCCAGAGACCCTCATCCCTTTCTTCCTGCAGAGGCTGGAGTGA